CGCACCAAGGAACCATCGGGAAGCAGCCGTATCGCTCGCCCTGCCGCAGCAGCTCGGTGCCCGCGATGCGCAGGCTGCCGATGCGGCAGCCGTTGCGCGGAGTGACGGTCAACTCGACGTCGCCGGCGGTGAGCCGGACGTTCTGTTCGCTACTCACACCCCGACCCTACTGGCGGACGGCCGGGCGCGCCCGAGTCGCATCGGCCGGTTGGGCGCCCCTCGGCTACCTGCGGCGGCGCAGTGCCCGTCCGACGACGACGGCGGAGGCGATGGCGAGCGCGGCGGCGGGGGCGACCCAGCGCAGGGTGTTTCCGGCGGAGGTGGGCTGGGGTGCCGGGACGGGTGCGTACCGGCCGCGCGGCGGTGCGTGGTCCACCTCCTCCGCACTGCGACCGATCATCGTCCGGCGGGCGTGGGCCGCTTCGGCGGGCGGTTCGTCGTCCTCGCCGAACACCTCGTCGGCCAGGGGGTCCAGCGACGAGGGGGGCACATCGGCCCCGAACAGGGGCGCGTTCTCGTCCTGGTCGTCCGCCGCGTCCTCGATCGCCCCGCTCCCGTCCGCCGAAGCCCCCGCGGGGTCACCGCCCGGGGCGGGGGACGCGCTACCGGCCGTCGCGTCCGGCTGCCCTGCCGCATCGGCCCCGCCGACCGCCGCGTCGGCGTCGGAGACCGGGGCGGTTTCGTCGGCCGTTCCGGAGTCGCTCACGGGTGCGGCTCCGGCCGCGGAAGCACTGCCGGACTCGTCCGGACCGGCAGGTGCGCCCGCGTCCTCGTCCGCGGCGGCCGCCCCGCGCGTGTCGTCCCCCGCCGTGGCACTCAGGGACGACGCGAAGCGGTCGAGCAGCCGGATCGCGGCCTGTTCGGCCGTTCCGGGGGCCGCCTCGGCGAGGCGGCCGTCCGCATGGGCCGTTCCGGTGAAGACGAGCGCGGTGCCGCCCTCCGCCTCGGTGAGCCGGAGGGTCAGTGCCAGCTTGGCCGAGCCGTGGCCACGGGCCTCCGTGCCCTCGCCTTCGACGGCGAAGTCGCCGTCCCGTTCGGAGATCCGGAGCGCACCGCGGTAGGTGATCGTGTGACCGCCCACACGGACCTTCAGGCGGCCCACGAGCGGGCCCGCCGACGCGTCGGCGTCCTGCTGGAGTCCCGGGACGCACCGGGCGACCCGCGCGGGGTCGGCCAGCGTCCGCCGAAGCCTGTCTGCCGGTACCGGAACGAACACCTCATGCTCCATGGGAACCGAGCCTACTCAGCCCCGGCCCGACGGGGGCCCTTCTGCGCGGAACCGGCACAGTCCACGGCCCTCACTCGGCGTACCGCGGGCGCAGCAGCGTCGACGGCGGGACGTCCCGGGGGCGCTCGTCCTCGACACCGAGCACCCCGGGGCCGAGGGGCGGCGGGGCGCCCCGCGCTGCGGGGACCGCGAGGATGAAGCCGCGGTCGGGCCGGCCAGGCGCGCGGTACGGCCGGGTCGTGAAGCCCGCGGCACGGATCGTGGACTCGACCGTCCAGTACGCGTGCGGGCGCGCCCCCACCGCTCCGGCGTGCACGGCGAGCCGTCCGCCGTCCGCGAGGACGCCGGCGGCGAGCCCGTAGAACTCCTGCGAGTACAGCTTGGTGCTGGGCGTGACGCCCGGGTCCGGCAGGTCCGAGACCACCACGTCGTAGGCGTGGCGGGGTGCCGACGCGCCCCGCAGCCAGCGGAACGCGTCCGCGTACACGACCTTCAGCCGCGGGTCCCGGTACACCTGCCCGTTCAGCGCGGACAGCGCCGGATCGGTGCGCGCCAGGTGCACCATCCCCGGGTCCAGTTCGACCACGGTGACCGAGCGCACCCCCGGGTGGCGCAGGACCTCACGCGCCGCCATTCCGTCACCGCCGCCGAGGACCAGCACCCGCGCGTGCGGGCCCCGGCGCATAGCCGGATGTACCAGCGCCCGGTGGTGCCGGTCCTCGGCGCCACCGCTCATCTGCAGCCGGCCGTCAAGGAACAGATCGACCGGCCCGTCCTCCGCACCGGTCAGGACGACCTCCTGCACCCCGGTGTGCACGGCCACCCGCACCGGCTCGCCGTACACGGCCCGCCGCGCCGCCGCCTCGAAGTCGGCGACCAGCGCCGTGGCGGTGGCCAGCACGGCCAGGACGGTCAGATTCGCCCCGAGCAGCCACCACCTCGACCGTGCCGAGATGTCCCGCCGGAACAGCCACAGCACCAGCGCCCCGCCCGCCACCGCGTTCACCGCGCCCGTGAGCAGCGCACCGGTCAGCTGGCCGAGCCACGGCAGCAGCAGGAAGGGGAAGGCGAGACCGCCGACGAGCGCGCCCACGTAGTCGGCCGCGAAGAGGTCGGCGACCGTGCCCGCGGCGTCCTCCTCGCTCCGGCCGCCGCGCCGGGACGCCCGCTGGATCAGACTCATCAGCAACGGGATCTCGGCGCCGATCAGCACCCCGATCGCGAGAGAGAAGGCCACCAACGCGTACCGGGCCTCACCGAGCCAGGCGAACGCCGCGTACAGCACGAGGGCCGAGCAGCCGCCGATCAGCGCGAGCGCCGCCTCCACCAGTCCGAAGCCGACGGCGGCGTGGCAGCGCAGCCGCTTGGCGAGGAGCGAGCCGACGCCCATCGCGAAGACCATGACGGAGAGGACGACGGAAGCCTGGGTGACGGAGTCGCCGATCAAGTACGAGGCAAGGGCGACGAGTTCCAGCTCGTACACCAGACCGCAGGCAGCGCAGACGAAGACCACGAGGAGGACGAGGAACCGGCCCGCGTCCGGACGGACGGGCGGTGGCCGCATCCCGCCCTCCACCGGTGCTGACACAGGCTGGTCGATCATGCCGTAACGCTACGTCACCCATCCACACCGAAGCGTCACCCACACGGGTGCAACTGCCCAGAAATGCCGTGGCGACGGCTGGGGTCAGCGGGGGGCGGGCACGCGCGCGCCGACGTGGGTGCGGGTCACGACCAACTGACCCTCCTGCGGGTACGCGTGCCAGGTCCGCCACCGCATCTGGCCGTCCACCTGCTGGGCGACCATCGCCGTGAACGCGTGCGGCGAGCCGGGGAACGTGCCGGCCAGCCCGTGCGGATGGTCCGCCACCAGCGCCAGCAACTCCTGCGCGCGCCCCGCGAAAGAGCCCTCGGACAGCGTCTCCACGCGCGCGGCGAACTCGTACTCCCAGTGCCCGAGACGCCGCGCCACGCCCAAGGGCAGCGGCGTGCTGCGGCCGGGCATGCACGCCACCGTCTCGGAGCAGGTGCCGTGCTCCCCTTCGAGCAGCACCTGGTGCGAGGCGCCCAGAAGTCTCAACTGCAGTTTTGTATCGCCCAGTTCCAGATCGAGCTCGGCGAGCGCTGGCAGCGGCTCCCGACCCAGTGCCCAGGCCAGGTCGGCCGCGCGGGTGTCGGTATAGGAGGTCTTCAGGGTCGTGAGCATGGGTCGGCTCCGCAAACACGCGTGACGGGTGGACCGGGGCGCCCCGGAGGCAGCACAGGGAGGGTGGGGGGATCTGCCGACTCGGGTCCGCAGACGGTCCGAGGGCTGGATGTTCTCAACAGCGAGGGAACCATGAAGTACGCGGCGTCCACAGCGCTTTTACCCAACTTGACGTGCATTCCATCCCCTGGGGGGCCTTACGGTTCAACTGTTCAACAGAAACCCATGGCGGAGGTGCACAACGACGGCGGATAAGTGCATCGCCCGTCAACAGGAAGGCGCCCGGCGGGAGTTCGCCCCGCCCGGGCGCCCCGGTTCCGGCGGGCCGGCTGCCCCGTGTCAGCCGCCCCGCCGTCGTGCGGGTCGTGGTCAGTCGCCGCCTCCGCAACCACCGCCACCGCCACCGCCACCGCCACCGCACGAGGATCCTCCGCCGCAGGAGGAACCGCCGTGTCCGCCGGCCCACCAGCTGCCGCCGCCGCTGCTGCGGCGCGAGCGCCCCCCGCGCCTGCCGTTCGACGCCGCCACCACGAGCCCGATGACGACGATCACCCCGATGGCGATCACGATTCCGATCATTTGACCTCACCCTCCTTCGCCCCCCGAAGCGAGGTTGCTTCCGGCGTGCCTGGGGGATGCCCGCGGCCCGCACGGCCCAAAGCGGACTTGAGCTAGGGAGCGTATGTG
The genomic region above belongs to Streptomyces marianii and contains:
- a CDS encoding SRPBCC domain-containing protein, giving the protein MEHEVFVPVPADRLRRTLADPARVARCVPGLQQDADASAGPLVGRLKVRVGGHTITYRGALRISERDGDFAVEGEGTEARGHGSAKLALTLRLTEAEGGTALVFTGTAHADGRLAEAAPGTAEQAAIRLLDRFASSLSATAGDDTRGAAAADEDAGAPAGPDESGSASAAGAAPVSDSGTADETAPVSDADAAVGGADAAGQPDATAGSASPAPGGDPAGASADGSGAIEDAADDQDENAPLFGADVPPSSLDPLADEVFGEDDEPPAEAAHARRTMIGRSAEEVDHAPPRGRYAPVPAPQPTSAGNTLRWVAPAAALAIASAVVVGRALRRRR
- a CDS encoding polyamine aminopropyltransferase, whose protein sequence is MIDQPVSAPVEGGMRPPPVRPDAGRFLVLLVVFVCAACGLVYELELVALASYLIGDSVTQASVVLSVMVFAMGVGSLLAKRLRCHAAVGFGLVEAALALIGGCSALVLYAAFAWLGEARYALVAFSLAIGVLIGAEIPLLMSLIQRASRRGGRSEEDAAGTVADLFAADYVGALVGGLAFPFLLLPWLGQLTGALLTGAVNAVAGGALVLWLFRRDISARSRWWLLGANLTVLAVLATATALVADFEAAARRAVYGEPVRVAVHTGVQEVVLTGAEDGPVDLFLDGRLQMSGGAEDRHHRALVHPAMRRGPHARVLVLGGGDGMAAREVLRHPGVRSVTVVELDPGMVHLARTDPALSALNGQVYRDPRLKVVYADAFRWLRGASAPRHAYDVVVSDLPDPGVTPSTKLYSQEFYGLAAGVLADGGRLAVHAGAVGARPHAYWTVESTIRAAGFTTRPYRAPGRPDRGFILAVPAARGAPPPLGPGVLGVEDERPRDVPPSTLLRPRYAE
- a CDS encoding DUF2617 family protein, which translates into the protein MLTTLKTSYTDTRAADLAWALGREPLPALAELDLELGDTKLQLRLLGASHQVLLEGEHGTCSETVACMPGRSTPLPLGVARRLGHWEYEFAARVETLSEGSFAGRAQELLALVADHPHGLAGTFPGSPHAFTAMVAQQVDGQMRWRTWHAYPQEGQLVVTRTHVGARVPAPR